The Trichoderma asperellum chromosome 6, complete sequence region gagaatatGTCTTATTTGCACCCATGACCAAAGAGCAGACGGATTTGTACAATGTGCTCTCCAACAAAAACATCGATACTAGGTCATACTTGGAGGATAAAGCGGTGGAGATGATCCGGAGCAAGACTGCTTCTCAGACATCTACTCGAGCTTCATCAAGAACAAGGTCCACGACTAGAAAGAGTGGCAGTGATGATAAGCAAATTTCGCTACCCGTTCGAGAGTCTCCTAGAAAGAAAGTCCAAGATCGGCAAGCATCTCCAGCCCCTAATGCTTTTAGTCTCATGATGGGCAAACGAGGACCAGGACGGCCTCCTAAGAATGCCAAGTCCGACCCTGTTACAACTCCGTCGCAGAAACGGAAGAGCCCCCCGACTTCTATCAAGTCGGAAACTAAAAGCGCAAAGTCCAGCCGACAGTCGACGCCACTAAGCGTACGCAGCCGTCGACAAGTTAACCGGTCATATAAAGAAGCCGACTCcgatgaagaaaagatgtCGGATGATGAATTTGAAGCCAAGCTTGCAGATGAaatgaaaaaggaagaaaaggatgaTGACTCTACAGAGTCTATGTCTGCTGAGGACATGGAGCTAGCCCAAAGCTTGGAAATGGCCAGTATGTTTTCTCCCTCCGCTATCTGCTGTAATTGAATTTATAGGTGCTAACAAACTTACAGAGAAGCAAATCGCCCGCAAGAAACTGGGAAACCCTTTGGCTCAGATGCGACTTGTTTGCAATAGCCCACACAACTTTTATAATCCATGGGCTGTGGCTACGGATATTCCTGTTGATGAGACTATTGTTACAGCATCAGGCaaaatgcttcttcttgacagATTGCTGAAGCATCTCTTCGAAAATGGACACAAGGTGCTTATTTTCTCGCAATTCACTACACAGTTAGATATCTTGGAAGATTATTGCGCAGAGCTACGAGGCTGGAAAGTCTGTCGTATCGACGGCAGCATTGCTCAAGCTGATAGACGTGAGAGCATCCGGCTATTTAACACCGACCCAGAGTACAAGATTTTCTTGCTATCCACTCGAGCAGGCGGTCAGGGCATCAATCTCGCATCAGCGGACACTGTCATTCTCTTTGATAGTGATTTCAACCCCCAGCAGGATTTGCAGGCCCAGGATCGAGCCCATCGCATCGGCCAAACACGACCAGTCATTGTGTACCGTCTGGCCACGAAAGGAACGGTCGAGGAATCTCTGCTACTCTCTGCAGACGCCAAGCGACGATTGGAGAAACTTGTTATCCGCAAAGGCGGATTCAAGACAATGGGTCAAAAGCTCaacgagaaagaggaagactTGGACCCTGAGACATTACGAGCTTTGCTATTAAAGGATGGCCAAGTCTATGAGGCGTCCGGCGGAGACGAAATTCTCAGTGACCAAGACTTAGAAACGATCTGTGACAGGAGCGAGGAAGCCTTTGAGAAAGCAGCCAGaggagatggcgatgccaaCGCGGATGCGTTTAGAGTTGTTGAGACGGGCGCAGACTCTATCAAGATGACTAGGAAGGGCTGAAGTGGATCTTGCTGAATGGACTTTTATGGCTTTGATTGAGCGAATGATTTTGTTAGGTATGTTAATGAGAATAGAGTAAGGACTAATTATATAGCAACTTGCTTAGATTATGACTATTATATGATAATTTCTGATATTACAAATGAGGCGTATACAGACAAAATTAGAACAGTATAAAAGTGTCCGCAGTTCAAGCCAAGGATGTTAACAAAAGACACTAATAAGCAACCATAGAACTTGATCCAACAAGCAATGATAGGTATATCGAATATCAAAATAAGAACTTCCTGAAGTCATAGCTACAATCCAAATACGCTCGCTAGCCCCagaagcaaagaagctcagaaaaaaaaaatagaaatccCTACGCCCAAAGGATGCAAAAATAGGTATACTCCCCCCTTTATTCACAGTCTCAATTCAGCTCCGTCACATACCCAATCTGCCTCCTAGGGTCTCCAGGCGCCGTCGGCGCATCCGCCAATCTCCTCGCCAGTTTCTCCTGACTCTCAACCAACCTCCTCTGCGCCTCCAAGCGCCTCTGGATGCGCTGCTCAGACGCCACGTCAAtccgctccagctcctccctcTCGCCGATGCGCATCTCGATAAGCGCGCGCGCATTACCCGCGCGCTCCGAATTAAGCTTGTTCTCCCATTCAAGGGCCTTGCGCTGTCTCGCTTCTTCGGCCTCGAGATCGGATGCAGCCAGGGCTCTTGAGCTTGCGAGCGTTGCTTCCGTTACGGCTCGCTGTTCGGCAAGACGGCGCTTGAAAGCATCATTTGCGAGACTCTCTTCGAGCTGAGCCTTGGCTCGAATGGAAGAGAAATCTTCAGACTGTAGCCTCCTACGGCGggcatcttccatctctgctTTTTGAATCTGTATCTGCTGATCCACTGACGCGATTTCCCGCTTCCTAGCCATTGCCATGGCAAAGTCTTGTGACTCTTCGGCCAGCCGCTCTGAGCGAGCTTTTCGAACCCGCTCTCGCACTTCGATGTCTTCTGGCAACCCGACGGCTCCTTCAGGCTGTGCACCTTCCTTGGCGTAATATACATCTGTTGCGCGACTGGCGCGAAGAACAGAAAGTAGCTGATCATGGGCATCGAGTGACGGCATAAGCTTCGTTACATACATTGTAGGTGAATATACAAACGTTTCATCAGCATATTGGTTGGAGGGTTTGTTAATGTGTTTCCACATCCCACTTTTAAGCAATGCGCGAGTCGTTGCGACCGGATCCGTGGAGTCAAAGCAAAGGTATAATATAGATTTGCCATCCAGCTTGATGGATAAATCGGACCCAGCATCCACCAGAAAAGTCATGACTTTCTGCATCTTTCGTTCTCGTTCTGGTGTCATCTCTCCGGCATCAGATCCATGCAAACATATCTCTCCAAGGGCGCTACGGCCGTTATGAAGCGGACTGGGAAAATCAGGATCATGGCCTGCTTCCATAAGAACTTTGACCGCTGGGAGGTTGAGGTCTCTAGCGGCATTATGCAACGAACCATCATCCTTTGACGGTTCTGCGGCAAGGAGACTGGACATCATCTGAATAGCAACTTCACCGCTCAGGTGAGTAACCATTGCCATTGGGGTTCTTCCAAGAAAATCCATGGCATCGACGTCAGCCCCCTCTAGTAGAAGCAGTTTTACAATGTCTGGGCGGCGCTCTCGCACAGCCAGCATAAGGGGCGTTGTCCCCGAAATCTTGGTTCCAATGTTGACTTTGGCTGCAGTGAGTGTCAGTACAGTTCATTTGCTATTAAGATATGGGGTCGTTATTCACTTACCACCTCGTTCTACCAAAATCTGAATCAGAGCAGCGCTGACTTTCTTTTGCGGCTGGGCAATGGCCCATGTAAGAAGTGtcatctcttcttcctcttcaattTCCGGATGAAGTTTGTATATCATGGATTGGTCGTAATAGTATCCTGCATCTAGCAATGTAGTCAAAATGGTTGAAGAGCGAGGATACTGAGAAATAGCCCTCCCCAGCACCGGCATATGACCAGCACGGGTAGCCATCACATCGACACGGACATCTCCTTCGTGATAATCCGCAAACATTTGGAAAAATTCCAAAACAACGTCCTGAGTAAGTTCAGTATCAAATATACAGTGAAAAGCAAACGTGAGGGTTTCTGTGGATGGGTGGCAAGCGAGAAGTCTATGAGTCCAGTCAATATTTGCTTGAGATGCAGCCAGTCGGAGCGGTTCTCCTCCCTGATAGTTGACATCTGGATCATGAGCAGTAAGCACGTTGAAGAACTGATCGGCTAGTTCCGGGTTGTCAGCACTCTTCATAACTTGAATGAGCGCTTCGCTTAAAGCGTTGCCCGTTGCCCCTTTATCGAGAAGCATATTTGCCGTCTCTAACCCGGATTGCGTGAACCAAGTGTCGAATTTTTCAGCCTTGAAGGAATTGCTAAAAGCCATATCAATATCATTTTGAGGAATATCAATATCCAGTAAAAGAGCTAGTGACGACGAGAGCGCCTTTTCCGCAGCATCGACCAGGGTCTTGCATCCGTTGGCCAAAGGAGAAGCACCGTATTCCAACAAGAGCTTTACCAATCTCTCCTCGGAGTTTTCTTCGTTGACCGCATCGTTCAATGTAATATGCAGATCCTCTGCCACAGGGAGGCCCGCTTTCATGAGATCGACAATTATGAGATATCGAGTGTCGCGATTGAGACTCCAGCACGCCTTGAGCGCCCGAACAAGTGTAGGAGGAGATGCTTTCTTCTGCAAAGGGTAATACGTTTAGCTCAAATCAAACACcaacaaagagaaaggagggagagaaCTGTATTACCTGACTATCACCTTCACCCCAGAGCCCCAGAAGGAGTTCTAGATTCTTGATAAAAGCActtcttgttgctgctacAACAGCCTCGCCGTTGGCATAATTCGGGTCCGCTCCGGCAACTAACAGTACTCTTAACATGGCttgtccatcttctccatatcTTGCTGCTGATTCTAGCTGTGCATCAACGAGCTCTCCTCTAAGGCCTTTGCTAAGAATCTGCTCAAATATCATGGCTCGTTTATTCAAGTCTCTGACTTCAGTAGCTGCTTGGAAGCCCTCCTCTAGAGTCGCATTATTCACAGTCATGTCTGTTCCCAGGAGAACTTTTAGCACTTCTACGGATCCGCCGCGGCATGCTTCTACCACCGCCTGGCCGTTATTCTGCGACATGCTCGCGCCATGAGACATGAGAATATCGCCAAGCTTGACATCGCCTTCACGAGCAGCAACTAGGAGGGCATTCGAAGCCGCAGCGGGTGATATCTCATACGCTAAAAGACGCTGGCATAAGGTATTCCTGTTGGGTCGGTTTTTTATATCCATTGCGTGAGTCAAAGCCAAGCTTCGGTTCTCCATCGAGTGGTTTGCAGCTGTGAGCAAAATGTCTGTCACATCTACAGATTCTTTTGATATCGCCAGAGACAAAGCCTCGCCGTCCGCAGTATCGGCTTTGCTTGCCAAGACGCGTATCAGGCCAAAATCTGATGGATAAGTCTTGATTGCATGTATCAATGCTCGGTTGACTTCCTGTGGGGAAACTCCAGCCTCAACCAACCTTTTTGCCAACGTCAACCTATTCATCGCATCTTGTAGCCTCAGCGCGTGGGGCAGCGCATAGCCCAGAGAAACTTGGTTTAAACGGCACTGAGGGCCAAACAGCAGATCGACGATTTGGATTTTGCCTCCCATAACCGCATGGCACAGAGAGGCAGCTTTATACGCATTCGGATCGGCCCCAGATTCTAACAATATCTCAAGAGTGGTAAGCGGCGCTTGCTGTCGGCCCAGATCTCGCGCAAGAAACTGTACTTCTTGAGCAAGGATACCATTtaattcttctcttccttcagaTTTTGGCAGCAGCACTCGTAGCTTGAAGGTTTTTCCTTCAGACGGCGGGATTGAAGCAAGACACTGTAGTGCTTTGGTTATCGTATTGCCCGCAGGTTTTCCCA contains the following coding sequences:
- a CDS encoding uncharacterized protein (EggNog:ENOG41), producing MPSFTPNERQRRIVQLSQQWGVALPPVPPPLSRPMQPPSFRTAADDEVAEGLIQRQAADSAKTRPKSGLSRAFSSGNLKKGKGWDAKDVLDVLAQWIANSGSPGVAEALILKLTSVGVDLTGSQQQKSGILSRRKSLDGFDGRSQLLRSAVERNLMDMVRVLLPHADSLALDASLPIAIRNGNAQIVENLLRYGANASRLTDAQTAFRQACSIPALSGIVSLVLQSEGRPPAALVSDAMIDAARAGNLQSVLYLSRSIADGNHKQAEALRQAVDMGRKDIAVAIIMGNQPPQRPGVDNAFRAAFEHPSMNPDTKLEFAELLLCAGAGGEFLSQALELSCETQFYDMANMLAMYGASIESNDASMLKGAIARGQLDLVNSLLHDRTALSPPAASGCVLAIPKQAAAEVRYTLLCLLLKKGANGDALNQALIDAVEAGDVNSVELLLNPYFTTAQTNGVKPMNGGRHAVASVDYQNGRAVCAAIIQSNVELTRKLLAARASANTLATAFPLTMRLSGADRYHMAELFLKRSLPAASLHAALQDAIGEDRSKRDGALINLLLQHDADVNFNKGAGLSSLIVQKDVNLLVPLLKKASPQTAAARTHDVMRVDDHRARFDMMALLFQAGAASGIVEIATALLEALSEKPVDMSLLQLLLQQGNADVNALDGAIATKATQNPDPKVLEMVINLGKPAGNTITKALQCLASIPPSEGKTFKLRVLLPKSEGREELNGILAQEVQFLARDLGRQQAPLTTLEILLESGADPNAYKAASLCHAVMGGKIQIVDLLFGPQCRLNQVSLGYALPHALRLQDAMNRLTLAKRLVEAGVSPQEVNRALIHAIKTYPSDFGLIRVLASKADTADGEALSLAISKESVDVTDILLTAANHSMENRSLALTHAMDIKNRPNRNTLCQRLLAYEISPAAASNALLVAAREGDVKLGDILMSHGASMSQNNGQAVVEACRGGSVEVLKVLLGTDMTVNNATLEEGFQAATEVRDLNKRAMIFEQILSKGLRGELVDAQLESAARYGEDGQAMLRVLLVAGADPNYANGEAVVAATRSAFIKNLELLLGLWGEGDSQKKASPPTLVRALKACWSLNRDTRYLIIVDLMKAGLPVAEDLHITLNDAVNEENSEERLVKLLLEYGASPLANGCKTLVDAAEKALSSSLALLLDIDIPQNDIDMAFSNSFKAEKFDTWFTQSGLETANMLLDKGATGNALSEALIQVMKSADNPELADQFFNVLTAHDPDVNYQGGEPLRLAASQANIDWTHRLLACHPSTETLTFAFHCIFDTELTQDVVLEFFQMFADYHEGDVRVDVMATRAGHMPVLGRAISQYPRSSTILTTLLDAGYYYDQSMIYKLHPEIEEEEEMTLLTWAIAQPQKKVSAALIQILVERGAKVNIGTKISGTTPLMLAVRERRPDIVKLLLLEGADVDAMDFLGRTPMAMVTHLSGEVAIQMMSSLLAAEPSKDDGSLHNAARDLNLPAVKVLMEAGHDPDFPSPLHNGRSALGEICLHGSDAGEMTPERERKMQKVMTFLVDAGSDLSIKLDGKSILYLCFDSTDPVATTRALLKSGMWKHINKPSNQYADETFVYSPTMYVTKLMPSLDAHDQLLSVLRASRATDVYYAKEGAQPEGAVGLPEDIEVRERVRKARSERLAEESQDFAMAMARKREIASVDQQIQIQKAEMEDARRRRLQSEDFSSIRAKAQLEESLANDAFKRRLAEQRAVTEATLASSRALAASDLEAEEARQRKALEWENKLNSERAGNARALIEMRIGEREELERIDVASEQRIQRRLEAQRRLVESQEKLARRLADAPTAPGDPRRQIGYVTELN